The Oncorhynchus kisutch isolate 150728-3 linkage group LG8, Okis_V2, whole genome shotgun sequence DNA segment GTAGACCATGGCAGAGAAGGCGAAGATTCCCATGGCAATGAAGAGGAAGAGGCAGCCCACCTGCTGGTAGCACTGGCGGAGTGTGAAGCCAAACGCCCTCAGTCCGGTGGAGTGGCGCGCCAGCTTCAAGATACGAAATATACGCATCAGCCGCATAATCCGCAACACCTGGCCCAGCTTCCCCACCTGCCCAACTGTCCTCATGTCGTGTTCGTGCTTCACGTAGTCATTGTTTTCAAAGCACTCCAAAGCCAGCTGCAGGTACTGAGGTAGAATAGCGATCAGGTCCACCGTGTTGAGCATGCTCCTGGCGAAAGTCTGGAGGTCAGGTGTGGACACCAGCCTGAGCAGATACTCCATGGTGAAAAAAGCAATGCACAGAGACTCCACAAATTCACAGTAGGTCTTCCCGCTCAATTGGCCAGAGGGAGTCTTGTACTGCATATCCTCTACTGTGTTCAGTGTCATGGCCACCAGGGATACCAGGACAAACAGGCTGGAGACCAAGGCCATGAGCTTGGCAGGGACAGATGAGAAAGGTTTTTCCATTAGGTTCCAGATCACTCTGCGGTTATGGCCCATGAACATGTCCTGAAACAGCTCCTCATTCTCCTCGATCTCCACCTCGGCCTCCAGCTCTCTCTGGATGTTCAGCTGCTCGTTTATTTCGTCCTGTCGCTCCTCAAAGGAAATCCGGCAGCAGCGGTGGGTGTTCTTGATCCTCACGCCCCAGTAGTTGATCTCCTCCAGAAAGTTTCTGGGACATAGCTCATCTTTTATCCACAGCACCCCAGTTCTGTAGAAGGTGAAGATGTTGTTGAAAATCTCTGGGTCCCTGTCAAAGAAGTACTCATTTTTCTTGACTTGGTAATCGTCACACAGGTCCAGTTTCTTGTTGTGGTCTGTATAGGTGGCAAGCCGCCCTATCCTAGTTTTGGGGTACCTGGCCGCCAACCGGTAAGCTATCTGATAGGACTTCCCCCCAACATTGATGTTGAGATTGTAATTCTTGGTGGGTGAAGCCAGCCTTGAAAGAAGAGCCAACGGCTTCTCATCTTCCTCATCCTCATACTCAGAGTAGATGTCATAAATGTCCTTGCTCAGTTCCTGCATGGAATTCCACTCTTTTATACAGCTGTCCTTGGTGAATGGAAGGGTGCTGTCTTCTGAGGGTCTTCTAAGTTCAGCACTAGGCCCGGTGACTTTGTAGTTAGGGAAGAGGCTTTGCCTCCTGTTCCAAAGGTTGAGCATCCTCCCGGTGCTTCCCATGTCGTTGCCTTCCGTGGGCTATACAGCAGACGGCAGATTGAAATCTGGGAGCATTACTGTTCTACTTTAATACCCCCCTCTGATTAAGCACATGCAGAGGATGTTAGCAGGATGCATTGCGTGCCACGGCCCTATCAATGATGCTGACAGAGGATCCATGTGCTTACAGAATATTTACATACCATTATCCCCTCCCAAGCTCCTCTGGCCCTGTGTGTAATGTAAGTGCTTTAATGTgcttggaccccaggaagagtggggatccctaataaatacaaatatgtcTGTCAGTGAACACACTTCATCAACTCACTTCCTTAGAGTCTGTAAACAAGTCTGTATACGGTATGTGTCATCAAACTGAGTATATGAAGACAAACTGATACATGAACTCTCCCCTTCATGAATTCATCAATAGGTTTTCTGTAGTGTTGTTTTGGGCAGAGTAAGGACTGCCGTTACCTCAACGGCATCCTTGTcaactgatcaaatcaaatcagattttatttgtcacatacacatggatagcagatgttaatgcgagtggagcgaaatgcttgtgcttctagttccgacaatgcagtaataaccaacgagtaatctaacctaacaattccaaaactactaccttatacacacaagtgtaaagggataaagaatatgtacataaagatatatgaatgagtgatggtacagaagggcataggcaagatgcagtagatggtatcgaataccgtttatacatatgagatgagtaatgtagggtatgtaaacaaagtggcatagtttaaagtggctagtgacacatacagtggggagaaaaaatatttgatacactgccgattttacaggttttcctacttacaaagcatgtacaggtctgtaatttttttaatcataggcacacttcaactgtgagtgttgagacggaatctaaaacaaaaatccagaaaatcacattgtatgatttttaagtaattaatttgcattttattgcatgacataagtatttgatcacctaccaactaGCAaaaattctgtctctcacagacctgttagtttttctttaagaacccctcctgttctccactcattacctgtgtgaactgcacctgtttgaactcgttacctgtataaacgacacctgtccacacatttaatcaaacagactccaacctctccacaatggccaagaccagagagctgtgtaaggacatcaggactaaaattgtagacctgcacaaggctgggatgggctacaggacaataggcaagcagcttggtgagaaggcaacaactgttggcgcatttattagaaaatggaagaagttcaagatgacggtcaatcaccctcggtctggggctccatgcaagatctcacctcgtggggcatcaatgatcatgaagaaggtgagggatcagcccagaactacatggcaggacctgatCAATCACCTGAAgtgagctgggaccacagtctcaaagaaaaccattaggaacacactacgccgtcatggattaaaatcctgcagcgcacgcaaggtccccctgctcaagccagcgcatgtccaggcccgtctgaagtttgccaatgacc contains these protein-coding regions:
- the LOC109894921 gene encoding potassium voltage-gated channel subfamily V member 2-like; translation: MGSTGRMLNLWNRRQSLFPNYKVTGPSAELRRPSEDSTLPFTKDSCIKEWNSMQELSKDIYDIYSEYEDEEDEKPLALLSRLASPTKNYNLNINVGGKSYQIAYRLAARYPKTRIGRLATYTDHNKKLDLCDDYQVKKNEYFFDRDPEIFNNIFTFYRTGVLWIKDELCPRNFLEEINYWGVRIKNTHRCCRISFEERQDEINEQLNIQRELEAEVEIEENEELFQDMFMGHNRRVIWNLMEKPFSSVPAKLMALVSSLFVLVSLVAMTLNTVEDMQYKTPSGQLSGKTYCEFVESLCIAFFTMEYLLRLVSTPDLQTFARSMLNTVDLIAILPQYLQLALECFENNDYVKHEHDMRTVGQVGKLGQVLRIMRLMRIFRILKLARHSTGLRAFGFTLRQCYQQVGCLFLFIAMGIFAFSAMVYTVEHDVPQTNFTSIPHAWWWAAVSISTVGYGDMYPETILGRLFAFFCISFGIILNGLPISILFNKFSDYYAKLKSHEYTANMKNRGKIRFAKRTAMKISLCCGVGHTT